One genomic segment of Vicinamibacterales bacterium includes these proteins:
- a CDS encoding ABC-F family ATP-binding cassette domain-containing protein: MVSFTKIGKQYGKQILFVDASFQLNPGEKVGLVGPNGSGKTTLFRMIVGEEGPDEGDVSVPKKLTIGYFKQDVEEMAGRSVLDETIAGSGRAGQLHHELEALNHAMADPDRAAEMEKILERFGEVQEEYEHLGGYALEAQAREVLHGLGFEDERVDGDVGHLSGGWKMRVAMARVLLMKPDVLLMDEPTNHLDIESIIWLEAFLKSLPGSLLMTSHDREFMNRIVGRIAEIDDGEITVYSGNYDFYERERAIRDANREAAYARQQAMLAKEQRFIERFAAHAAKAAQVQSRVKALEKIEKVELPKKRRIVTFDFRQPPRSGDQVATLEGVTKRYGSRTVHDGVNLNIRRGERWCVMGRNGAGKSTLLKMVAGALAPDEGTVTLGASLAMGYFAQQSLDILDPDLTIEEQLQKDFSHESIGVLRSLAGAFQFSGEDIDKKIRMLSGGEKTRLVMARMLLNPPNFLVLDEPTNHLDLATKEMLLEALHDFEGTMLFVSHDRAFLKGLSNRVLELGGESGTEAQPHAYPGTYEEYVARTGHEAPGVHR, from the coding sequence ATGGTCTCGTTCACAAAAATCGGCAAGCAGTACGGAAAGCAGATCCTCTTCGTCGACGCGTCCTTTCAGCTCAATCCCGGTGAAAAGGTCGGCCTTGTCGGGCCCAACGGGTCCGGCAAGACGACGCTCTTCCGGATGATCGTCGGCGAGGAAGGTCCAGACGAAGGGGACGTCTCCGTCCCGAAGAAGCTCACCATCGGCTACTTCAAGCAGGACGTCGAGGAGATGGCCGGCCGCTCTGTGCTCGACGAGACGATCGCCGGCAGCGGCCGCGCCGGGCAGCTCCATCACGAGCTCGAGGCGCTGAATCACGCGATGGCCGATCCCGATCGCGCCGCCGAGATGGAGAAAATCCTCGAGCGCTTCGGCGAAGTGCAGGAGGAATACGAGCATCTCGGCGGCTACGCGCTCGAAGCGCAGGCGCGCGAGGTGCTGCACGGCCTCGGCTTCGAGGACGAGCGCGTCGACGGCGACGTCGGGCACCTGTCCGGCGGCTGGAAGATGCGCGTCGCGATGGCGCGCGTACTGCTGATGAAGCCGGACGTCCTGCTGATGGACGAGCCGACCAACCACCTCGACATCGAGTCGATCATCTGGCTCGAGGCCTTCCTGAAGTCGCTGCCGGGCTCCCTGCTGATGACCTCGCACGACCGGGAGTTCATGAACCGGATCGTCGGCCGGATCGCCGAGATCGACGACGGCGAGATCACCGTCTATTCCGGCAACTACGACTTCTACGAGCGCGAGCGCGCCATTCGCGATGCCAATCGCGAGGCCGCGTATGCCCGCCAGCAGGCGATGCTCGCCAAGGAGCAGCGTTTTATCGAACGCTTCGCCGCGCACGCCGCCAAGGCAGCCCAGGTGCAGAGTCGAGTCAAGGCCCTGGAGAAGATCGAGAAGGTCGAACTGCCGAAGAAGCGGCGGATCGTCACGTTCGACTTCCGCCAACCGCCGCGCTCCGGCGATCAGGTCGCGACGCTCGAAGGCGTCACCAAGCGCTATGGCAGCCGCACCGTGCACGACGGCGTCAACCTGAACATCCGCCGCGGCGAGCGCTGGTGCGTCATGGGCCGGAACGGCGCCGGGAAGTCGACGCTCTTGAAGATGGTCGCTGGCGCGCTGGCGCCGGACGAAGGCACGGTCACGCTCGGCGCGTCGCTGGCGATGGGCTACTTCGCGCAGCAGTCGCTGGACATTCTCGATCCGGATCTCACGATCGAGGAGCAGCTGCAGAAGGACTTCTCGCACGAGTCGATCGGTGTGCTGCGCAGCCTCGCCGGCGCCTTTCAGTTCTCGGGCGAGGACATCGACAAGAAGATCCGGATGCTCTCAGGCGGCGAGAAGACGCGCCTGGTGATGGCGCGCATGCTGCTCAATCCGCCGAATTTCCTCGTCCTCGACGAGCCGACCAACCACCTCGATCTGGCGACCAAGGAGATGCTGCTCGAGGCGCTGCACGACTTCGAAGGCACGATGCTGTTCGTGTCCCACGACCGCGCGTTCCTGAAGGGCCTGAGCAATCGCGTGCTGGAGCTCGGCGGCGAGTCAGGGACCGAGGCGCAGCCGCACGCCTATCCCGGCACCTATGAGGAGTACGTCGCCCGGACGGGCCACGAAGCGCCGGGCGTTCACCGCTGA
- a CDS encoding SDR family oxidoreductase has protein sequence MVTGGGRGIGRAICQELDAQGAHVIVHYGRNRAAAQETLAGLAQPGALLEADLGSPAAISAAIARLDADRVDILVNNAGVWKPTPLGATAEATLDEILNVNLRGVFWLTQALLPRLSDGARIVNVSSTAARVAIAGGRSLYGATKAGIDALTRNWALELAPRRIRVNAVAPGYVETDMTATHLGDPEVRARALQRHPLGRLGTVEDVARVAALLCTEETGFVTGQSINVSGGFVV, from the coding sequence ATGGTCACCGGCGGTGGACGCGGGATCGGCCGCGCCATCTGCCAGGAGCTGGATGCCCAAGGCGCGCACGTCATCGTCCACTATGGTCGCAACCGTGCGGCGGCGCAAGAGACCCTGGCCGGCTTGGCCCAGCCGGGGGCCCTCCTCGAAGCCGACCTCGGGTCGCCGGCGGCCATTTCGGCCGCCATCGCGCGACTCGACGCGGACCGTGTCGATATCCTCGTCAACAACGCAGGCGTGTGGAAACCGACGCCGCTCGGCGCCACAGCCGAAGCGACGCTGGACGAGATCCTGAACGTGAACCTGCGAGGGGTCTTCTGGCTGACGCAGGCGCTCCTGCCCAGGCTCAGCGACGGCGCGCGCATCGTGAACGTGTCGTCGACGGCCGCCCGCGTCGCTATCGCCGGCGGGCGAAGCCTTTATGGCGCGACCAAAGCGGGCATCGATGCGCTCACGAGGAACTGGGCGTTGGAGCTGGCGCCGCGCCGCATCAGAGTCAATGCCGTCGCGCCGGGCTATGTCGAGACCGACATGACCGCGACGCATCTTGGCGATCCCGAGGTGCGCGCGCGCGCGCTCCAACGCCACCCGCTCGGCCGCCTCGGCACTGTTGAAGACGTGGCGCGCGTCGCCGCGCTTCTGTGTACGGAAGAAACGGGATTCGTGACCGGCCAGTCGATCAACGTCAGCGGCGGGTTCGTCGTCTGA